In Aricia agestis chromosome 5, ilAriAges1.1, whole genome shotgun sequence, the genomic stretch GGCGCAAAAGACGAGTCAGTGCACTGGAGGACAGCCCGGAGAAGGATAGAGGTGTGGCTGCGAAGCTCTCCTCCAAACGTGGCAGAGGGAGACCTCCGACCACAGGGAAATATGTCGGGTGGGCCAAGGCCAAAAAGGACCACAACGACGAGTTGATGAGGTCCATGGAGGTGGAGGCCGAGCAAATGATTTTGGAGTCGGGTAGGAGGATTCCGACGCCGCGGACGCACTTGCTGTCGGATAACTCCTCACATTCAGACGCGACTGCGGTAGAGGAAAGGGAAACCACGGCGGCCTCTTTGGGTGTCGTGATTACCGAAAGTCTGGGGGCCATTACCAGCGTGACCCAGAAGTCAAAAAACCTAAAGGGAACTTCTGTCGCTACCCTCAAGAAAGCGACACAGGCATTGAGTGAGGCTTTTTCCACCATCATGAATCGATCGGTGTCGGACGAGACGAGAGCCCTTGAAGCGGCGAACGCGCGCCTCTCAAGGGAACTCAATGAACTCAAAGTGGAACTGGAGGCCGTCAAGCGCAAGCTCGCTGACGCCCAACCCCAACCCGCTCCCGTCACTAAGGGTAAGGAGCTGGATGTGGAAGAGCTCCTACAGCGAGCGGTGCGCGAGGCGGTCGCAGTGACCAGTGCCCGGATTGACGCGCGGATAGAGGGCCTAGAGGCCCGCCTCTTACCGGAGCCACGCCTGAGGCCTCCTCTAGCCGCAGACCGAAAACGTGACGAAGCCCGAGATGCAACATCATCAGCGTCAAAGGCGAAAGAGAGGACTCCTGAGCCGGAGCCCACGGTGACGACTCTGTCACCTCCGCTCAATCCCGGACCGGCTCTGAAACAAAAGAGGAAGAAAGTTAAAAAGTCGGCCGCAGCCATAGAAGCGGCAGCCGCTAGGCGCGACACTGTCCCAACTACGGCGGCGCAAGGACCATACCCGACCACACAATGGTCGGAAGTGGTTAGGAGAGGTGGAAAGGTACAGAAGAAGGATGGAAAGAAGGAGGTGCCGAAGAAAAAACGAAAGAATAAGAAGAGAGGAGGTCTCCGCGCTCCCAAATCTGCAGCGGTTGTAATAACGCTACAGCCTGAGGCAGAAAAGAGAGGCATGACGTATAAGGACGTTATGGAGAAGGCTAAGCAACACCTCGATCTTGTTGCTCTAGAGGTCCCGCATCTCAAGTTTAAGCGGGCTGTTACCGGGGCTCGCATGTACGAGATACCCGGAACGGCCTGCAAAGAGAAGGCCGATATCCTCGCGGGAAAACTAAAGGAGGCCCTCGGAGAGACGGATGTCCGCATCTCTCGGCCGCAAAAGTGCGCCGAGCTGCGGATAACGGGCCTGGACGACTCCGCCTCTGCGGCAGAAATCGCCGCGGCCATTGCAAAATGTGGAGGCTGTGCGGTCGACGACGTGAAGGTTGGCGAAATCCGGGTAGACCGGAGCGGACGCGGCACGGCCTGGGTAAAGTGCCCGGTCGAGGCCGCCAAAATAGTGACGGCACCGAACACTAAATTGTACGTCGGATGGATCGTGGTGCGAGCGACACTCCTGTCGACGCGCATCATGAGGTGTTATCGGTGCCACGAAGCCGGACATACACGGACGACTTGTCCCTCCGAAACGGATCGCGGAGATCTTTGTTTCCGCTGTGGCCAGGCTGGCCACGCAATCAAGGAGTGCGGAAACCCTCCCCACTGCGCGGTATGCGCGGCCAACGGGAGGAAGGCGGACCATATTGTGGGGAGTAAACCCTGCAAGATACCGCAGAAGACCGGAAAGGGCTCCAAAAAGAGTCAGCCACCCAAGGCTGCCACACCATCTACGGCAGCCTCAGGAGCGGGAGCGGCACCCATGGACGCCCAATAACGGCTCCGATAAGGTTCTTGCAGGGGAACCTCAACCACAGCGCCCAAGCGCAGGATTTGTGGTCTCAAGAGGTCCTGAAGAGGTCGATCGACGTCGGTGTGATTGCTGAACCGTACCGGATCCTCGATAGGAGTGACTGGTTGGGCGACGCGGACTCGACGGTGGCATTGGTCTTCGGCCCGAAAATTGTGCCTCCGCCTTCCAGGAGCACGACTCGGGGCCATGGCTTCGTCGTCGCGGACTTGAGGGCCCTCACCGTTGTGGGGGTCTACTTTTCCCCGAACAGACCCATCGCCGAGTTCGAGGCGTTTCTCCTCCGGCTCACCACCTTTGTGAGCGGGGCAGCCAATCCCGTGGTCGTCGCCGGAGACTTCAACGCGAAGTCCACGCGTTGGGGATCCCCGGCCACGGACGCGAGAGGCAGAGCCATGGCGGACTGGCTGGCAACCACCGGCCTGATCGTGACCAACAGAGGTGCCGCTAGCACGTGCGTACGGTGGCAAGGGGAATCGATTGTGGACCTGACATTAGTCAGTCCATCAATCGCTCGCCGAATGAGTGGCTGGAGAGTCCTCGAAGAGGTCGAGACCCTCTCGGACCACCTCTACATAGGCTTCGACATTGCCTCCACGTCGGAAGCCGGTCGCCGAATTCCATCCGGTGGCGGCCCAAGGTGGTCCCTGAGATGTCTGGATCGAGACCTTCTCGAGGAGGCGGCGATTGTTGCGTCGATGTCCCCCCTCCCGTCGGATGACGTCGAGGAGTGCGCGGAGTGGCTGAACGAGGCGGCTCGCAACATATGCGACGCCTCGATGCCCCGTGCTGGACCGGTCGTGCCTCGGCGGCAGACCTATTGGTGGCGCCCGGAGCTAAAACAACTCCGGCTAGAGTGCGTGGCTGCCCGCCGCCGATTCCTGCGATATCGCCGACGGCGTAACAGGGTGGAGGCTGAGGAAGAGGCCATCCATGAGGGCTACCGCTCGGCGCGTCATGCTCTGCGTGAGGCGATTAAGGTGGCGAAGAAGGAGGCATGGGAGGAGTTCCTGAACACCTTGGAGCAGGACCCGTGGGGCAAGCCTTATAAATGGGTGAGGCAGAAGCTTCGCCCCGCTGCCCCACCGCTAACCCAGCACATGCAGCCGGATCTTCGTCGCTCTGTACTCTCGGCCCTATTTCCATCCAGGGCCGAGTGGTCTCCACCATCTATGCGACCACCTAGTGCGGAGTCTGACGACGAAGAGGAGGATGTGCCACCCGTGACGCCCGAAGAGCTGGCATCAGCCGTACACAGGATGAGCCTCAAAAACCGGGCTCCTGGATTGGACGGGGTCCCCGGTCGCGTCTGGGTGCTGGCCATAAAACACTTGGAGGCACAGGTGCTCGAGGTGTTCACCAAGTGCCTGGTGCAGGGCCGAGTGCCGCGCCGGTGGAAGTCGGGCAAGCTGGTCTTGTTACGTAAAGACGGACGACCGGAGGATCAGCCGTCGGCCTACCGCCCTATCGTCCTTATCGACGAGATCTGTAAGACCCTGGAGAGGGTGATCGTGGGGCGCCTCAACCGCCATCTGGAAGGCGCCGGCCCGAACTTGAGTGATGCTCAGTTCGGGTTCAGATCTCGTCGGTCGACGATAGACGCGGTGGCGCGTGTGCGGCAGATTTCGGAGGAGGAAATTTCTCGGGGTGGAGTGGTGTTGGTTGTCTCGCTGGACATTTCCAATGCGTTCAACACTCTGCCCTGGGAGACAATAAAAGAAGGACTCCGATACCACCGAGTGCCGAGATATTTGCGTCGCACCATTGGCAATTATCTGTCAGAGCGCTCGGTGCAGTATCCAACAGAAGAAGACTGGGAAGAGCTGGAGATTGACTGTGGTGTCCCGCAGGGTTCGTCTCTCGGTCCGGGCCTATGGGACATAGGGTACGACTCCGTGCTCCGCGGCGCCAATCTTCCGGGCGTGGAGCTCGTTGCGTACGCGGATGACACGGCGGTCGTCTGCCGCGCCAAGTCCCATCGAGAGGCGAAAATCCTGGCAACAGCAGCAGTCGCTCAGGTTGTGAGGAGGATCCAGGCTCTGGGTCTGAAGGTGGCGCTGAACAAGTCGGAGGCCCTCTTGTTCCACGGGCCCAGAAACGCGCCTCCGCCGGGCCTGGAAGTCATAGTTAGCGGGACAAGGATCCAGGTTGGGTCCACAATGACTTACCTAGGTCTAGTTCTCGATAGTCGGTGGTCATTCAGGGAACACTTCCGCCGGCTATCCGAGAAAGTGAAGAGGTCCGCGGGTGCCCTTGCCTCGCTGCTCCCGAATCTCGGGGGCCCGAGTTTGGTTTGTCGGCGCCTCTACATGGGCGTTGTCCGTTCTATGACAATGTACGGGGCGCCGATATGGGCAGAGAGCCTGCTACCAGAGAACAGGCTGGCCCTGGGTCGGCTGCAGCGAGTGATGGCGACGCGCGCGGTTCGCGGGTACCGCACAATCTCCCGGGACGCGGCGTGCCTCCTCGCTGGCAGCGTCCCATGGGACCTCGACGCTCTTACCCTCGCCGATGTGTACTGGCGTGGCGCTGAAGTccgcgcggggggcagcaacccCCTTCCGGACGCCGTCCGTCGGTGGAGGGATCGAGCCAAGGACGTGACGATTGAGCTCTGGGAGGAGCGACTCCTGGAGCCTCAAGTCAGCGTGGCGCTGGTGCTGGCCATGAGACCGGTACTGAGAGAGTGGTTGACCAGAAAGCACGGCGCGCTCTCGTTCCGACTCAcgcaggtgctgaccgggcacggctgcTTCGGCCGTTACCTGTGTGAGATCGCGAACCGAGAAGAGAGTACGCGCTGTCACCACTGTGACTGTGAAAGGGACACGGCGGAACACACAGTTTCTGCCTGTCCCGCCTGGACTGGACAACGGGCGGCCCTCACGGCCGCTATTGGATTTGACCTTTCGCTGCCCGCATTGGTTCGCGCCATGGTGGGCAGTGAACCTGGATGGACAGCGGTGCAGGACTTCTGCGAAGAGGTCATCGCCGCgaaggaggaggccgagcgtGTGAGAGAGCTGGAGGCGCTCGACCCCCGCCGAAGAAGACGGCCGAGACGACGACAGGTCATTAGTAATGACCACTTGCCGCCTTAGCCGGGGGGCTCGGGGCGGTGGTATGGGGATGCCGCCGCCCAACGAGTCGAGTCCCCGAGAGGGTCGCGATGCGCTGCGTACTCCTCGCGCATCGCGACAAAGGAGAGATAGGCCCATGCAAGCCCTGGgagggcctctgttcggcctaAGGAGCCTACGAACAGTGCTCCAAGGAAGACGGGCCCGCTATTAATACGCGGGCACACGCATGCAGGACCGCGGACGAAGGCTCGCGCGTGCTCGCAACCCTGCATGTCATGAAGAGGAGTACCGcagtgttttagtgggtagggccgcggcacCTACCATCTCCGCcgcggcgagccccacatatccgcagtgggagtccccatcccctgcgtcgaatgcgtcaCTGCATTTCactgcgtgaaaaaaaaaaaaaaaaaaaaaaaaaaaaaaaaaaaaaaaaaaaaaaggttaggttaggttgggggttcgataccggtccgtccacgttcgtgtccctgggcgcctgggtgcgccgccccgccctttacacggggtgaggcactcaggatggctgaacgccggtctttCACTATCTTTCTCTTCTTTTTGGTACCATACTCTTCTTTTgtattgtttcattttatttttgtccTATCTTTCACCATCTTTTCTTCTCTATCTTTCATTTTTTGTTGTACTCTTCTCTACattattgtttgtttgtgtgtgaAATTCAGTGAGTGATTGTGTGATGGATGGGCCCGTGGGCCCCGAACCCTAAGCTGGTGACGTCCGGTGACGGGGTGCATGGCGAGTCGGTGACTACGCACCTAGGATGTGGGGCAGAATCACCCCCAAATGATCAAATATGGAAGAGCGTATTTTGAAAAACACTCCCCGGGTGGGTCTTGGTGGTCCGGTGGACACCAGGGAATCCCACACCTCTTCGGAGGTCTGTCGGGCGTATACGGGGCCGGCACAAAATGCGTTGGAGGGTGTGGAGGCCGCTGCGGCGGCGAGTGGAGGTGGTGGCGCATCTTCGCGCGATGGTCCGAAACCGGCGCTCCTAACCGCGCCGGTGGCGAACATACTAACGACGAACGACAACTCCAGGCACACGGCCCGATCGCCGGTGGTGCAGTTGGAGCGATTACTTGGTTTGGAAGGCGGATCGCGGGTGACGACACCCGTGTCCGATATCGATTTGGCTTTGTCGACAGCAAGTGAAGGAGAAAGTGGATCACGGGTATTAACGCCTGTATCCACTGGTACAGTTCGCTCAGGTTTGTTTTTCAGGCCTGGGACTGGAAGTGACGAGAGCGACAGTGAGTCTGCTGTATCCCAAAACAAGGATGAGGACATGCACAAGGCTAAAGACCGCTTCCGACGCAAGAGGCGTGGTAGCGAGTTGGAGGACAGCCCGGAGAAGAATAGGGGAGCAGCGAGGAAGCCCTCCTCCAAACGAGGTAGAGGGAGACCTCCCACCACAGGGATGTACGTCGGTTTGGCCAAGGCCAAAAAAGACTTTAACGACGAGGAGATGAGAGCTATGCAGCTCGAGGCCGAGAAAGAGATTTTTGAGTCAGGCAGGAGAATACCGCAGTTCCGGGCAGGCCGGCTGTCGGACAACTCCTCAAACTCGGACGCGACTGCTGTAGAGGCGCGGGAAGTTACGGCGGCTTCTGTGGGCGTCGTAATTACCGAATGTCTGGGGGCCATTAACAGTGTGGCCGTGAAGTCGAAAAATCTGAAGGGGACTTCTGTCGCTACTCTTAAAAAAGCGACCCAGGCTCTAAGTGAGGCCTTCTCGGCCATAATGAATCGGTCAGTCTCGGATGAGACGAGAGCCCTTGAGGCGGCGAACGCACGTCTCTCAAGGGAAATCAACGAGATGAAAGCGGAGTTGGAAGCCGTCAAGCGCAAGCTCACCGATGCCCAACCACAACCCACTCCTGTCTCTATCGGAAGGGAGTTGGATGTGGAAGAGCTCCTACAGCGGGCAGTGCGCGAGGCGGTCTCGTTGACGAACGCCCGGATGGACGCGCGGCTGGAGGGTCTCGAGGCCCGGCTTTTGCCGGAGCCACGCCTAAGACCTCCTCTGGCCGCAGATAAGAAAAACGACGAAGCCCAAGGCGCAGCGGTAGCAGCGTCGAAGGCCAAGGAGAGGACTCCGGAGCCGGAGCATGCGGTGTCAACTCTGATGCCTCCGTTGAATCCTGGTCCGGctctgaaaaagaaaaagaaagttAATAAAAAGTCGGCCGCAGCCGTAGAAGCGGCGGCCGCCAGACGCGACACTGCCCCATCTACGGCTGCGAAAGGACCAAATCCGACCGAGAAATGGTCGGAAGTAGTCAAAAGGGGAGGAAAGATTCAGAAGAAGGGCGAAGGAAAGAAGGAAGGGCCTAAACAGAAAGGACAGGCTAAGAAAAAGAGAAAGAGAAAAAGTCTCCGCGCTCCTAAAACTGCGGCAGTAGTTATCACACTGCAGGAGGGTGCGGAGAAGAGGGGCGTCACGTACAAAGACGTGATGGACAAGGCCAAAGGGAGTCTCGATATTGTCACCCTCGAGATCCCCGCGGTCAAGTTTAAGCGGGCCGTGACCGGGGCCCGTATGTACGAGGTCTCGGGATCGTCCTGCAAGGAGAAGGCGGATACTCTGGCAAGTAAGCTGAGAGAGGTTTTAGGAGAGGAAGACGTCCGGATATCTCGGCCACAAAAGTGTGCCGAGCTTCGAATATCGGGAATGGACGACTCCGCCACTGCGTCGGAGGTTGCCGCAGCCATCGGAAGAGCTGGTTGCTGCGCGGCTGAGGACATAAAGGTGGGAGAAATAAGAGTGGATCGTAGTGGCTGCGGCACGGCCTGGGTAAAGTGCCCGGTCGAGGCCGCAAAGGTAGTGACAGCGCCTGGTGCCAAACTGTACGTCGGGTGGACCGTGGTGCGCGTGACGCTTCTGTCGGCACGCGTCATGCGATGCTACCGTTGCCACGAAGTCGGTCATACGCGGGCGACTTGCCCCTCTGATACAGACCGAGGAGATTTGTGTTTCCGCTGTGGGCAGCCTGGTCACACAATCAAGACCTGCGGAAACCCACCCCACTGCGCGCTGTGCGCGGCGAACGGGAGGAAGGCGGACCACGTCGTAGGGAGTACACCCTGCAAGATACCGCGGAAGAAGGGAAAGGGCTCCAATAAGAGCCAATCGCCCAAGGCTGCTACTCCATCTACAGTAGCCTCTGGAGCGGGAGTGGCCCCCATGGAAGCCCAATAACGGATTCCATAAGGTTCTTGCAGGGGAACCTGAACCACAGCGCTCAGGCGCAAGATTTGTGGTCTCAGGAGATGCTGAGGAGGTCAATCGACGTCGGTGTGATTGCCGAGCCGTACCGGATCCTCCATAGGGGTGACTGGTTGGGCAGCGCGGACTCGACGGTGGCGTTAGTGTTCGGTCCCAAAATCGTTCCTCCATCTTCAAGGAGGTCGACTCGGGGCCACGGCTTCGTCGTTGCGGATGTGGGGGCCCTCACTGTCGTGGGGGTCTACTTTTCACCGAATAGACCCATCGCCGAGTTCGAGGCGTTTCTTCTCCGGCTCACCACCTTCGTGAACGGAGCAGCTAATCCCGTGGTCGTCGCCGGAGACTTCAATGCGAAGTCCACGCGCTGGGGTTCCCCGGCGACGGACGCGAGAGGCAGAGCGGTAACGGACTGGCTGGCAACCACCGGCCTGGTCGTGGCCAATAGAGGTGCCGCTAGTACCTGCGTCCGGCGGCAAGGTGAATCCATTGTGGACCTGACCTTTGTCAGTCCAACAATCGCTCGCCGAACAAGCGGCTGGAGGGTCCTCGGAGAGGTCGAGACCCTCTCGGACCACCTATACATAGGTTTCGAAGTAGTCTCCCTGTCGGAACCTGGCCGCCGATTTCCATACGGTGGCGGCCCAAGGTGGTCCCTGAGAGGTCTGGATCGAGACCTTCTCGAGGAGGCGGCCATCGTCGCATCGTGGGCACCTCTGCCGTCGGACGACGTCGAGGAGTGCGCGGAATGGCTGAATGAGGCAGCTCGCAACATTTGCGAAGCCTCGATGCCACGCGCTGGACCCGTCATGCCTCGGCGCCAGACCTACTGGTGGCGCCCGGAGCTTAGGCAACTCCGTCAGGAGTGCGTGGCCGCGCGACGCCGCTACTTGCGGTACCGCCGTCGACGGATCAGACAGGAGGCGGAAGAAGAAGCCGTCTACAACGGCTACCGGTTGGCACGCCAGGCGCTACGTGAGGCCATAAAGGTGGCGAAAAAGGAGGCGTGGGAGGAGTTTCTGGGCACATTGGAGCAGGATCCGTGGGGCAAGCCTTACAAATGGGTGAGGCAGAAGCTTCGCCCCGCTGCCCCACCACTCACCCAGAATATGCAGCCCGATCTACGTCGCTCGGTACTCTCGGCCCTATTTCCATCCAGGGCCGAGTGGTCTCCGCCAGTTATGAGACCATCGAGTATGGAGTCTGAGGATGAGGACGACGTACCGCCAGTGTCGGCTGAAGAGCTGGCAGCGGCCGTGCATAAAATGAGCCAGAGAAACAGGGCTCCTGGACTGGACGGGGTCCCCGGTCGCGTCTGGGTACTGGCCATGAAGCACCTCGAGGCGCACGTGCTCGAGCTCTTTACCAAATGTCTGGTGCAGGGCCGAGTGCCGCGCCGGTGGAAGACGGGCAAGTTAGTGCTGCTCCGTAAAGAGGGACGACCGGAGGACCAGCCGTCGGCCTACCGCCCTATCGTCTTGATCGACGAGATATGCAAGACTCTGGAGAGGGTGATCGTGGCGCGCCTCACCCGCCACCTTGAGGGCGCCGGGCCGAACCTGAGTGATGCTCAGTTCGGGTTCAGGGCTTGTCGGTCAACGATAGATGCGGTGGCGCGTGTGCGGCAAATCTCAGAGGAGGAAATCTCTCGGGGCGGGGTGGTGTTGGTCGTCTCGTTGGACATTACCAACGCTTTCAACACCCTGCCCTGGGAGACAATAAAGGAGGGACTTAGGTACCACCGAGTGCCGAGATACTTGCGCCGAACTATCGGCAATTATCTCTCTGAGCGCTCGGTGCAATACCCAACCGAGGAGGACGACTGGGAGGAGTTGGAGGTGGACTGCGGCGTCCCACAGGGCTCGTCGCTCGGTCCGGGCCTGTGGGACATAGGCTACGACCACGTGCTCCGCGGCGCCAATCTTCCGGGCGTGGAGCTCGTCGCGTACGCGGATGACACGGCAGTCGTCTGCCGCGCCAAGTCCCACCGAGAGGCAAAAATACTGGCAACGGCAGCAGTCGCACAAGTTGTGCGAAGAATCCAGGCGCTGGGTCTGACGGTGGCGCTGAACAAGTCGGAGGCCCTCTTGTTCCATGGGCCCAGGAACGCGCCCCCGCCAGACCTGGAAGTAATAGTGAGCGGGACGAGGATCCAAGTTGCGTCCACAATGACCTAT encodes the following:
- the LOC121727167 gene encoding uncharacterized protein LOC121727167 — protein: MEERILENTPRVGLGGPVDTRESHTSPEVCRAYTGPARNALEGDGGGGALSREGPKLALLTAPVADILTTTENSRHTAQSPVVQLERMPDLDNELLLTTASEGEGGSRVATPVPTKKNPGFFFKPGSGSEESGSESAASRYTDKDADGAKDRFRRKRRVSALEDSPEKDRGVAAKLSSKRGRGRPPTTGKYVGWAKAKKDHNDELMRSMEVEAEQMILESGRRIPTPRTHLLSDNSSHSDATAVEERETTAASLGVVITESLGAITSVTQKSKNLKGTSVATLKKATQALSEAFSTIMNRSVSDETRALEAANARLSRELNELKVELEAVKRKLADAQPQPAPVTKGKELDVEELLQRAVREAVAVTSARIDARIEGLEARLLPEPRLRPPLAADRKRDEARDATSSASKAKERTPEPEPTVTTLSPPLNPGPALKQKRKKVKKSAAAIEAAAARRDTVPTTAAQGPYPTTQWSEVVRRGGKVQKKDGKKEVPKKKRKNKKRGGLRAPKSAAVVITLQPEAEKRGMTYKDVMEKAKQHLDLVALEVPHLKFKRAVTGARMYEIPGTACKEKADILAGKLKEALGETDVRISRPQKCAELRITGLDDSASAAEIAAAIAKCGGCAVDDVKVGEIRVDRSGRGTAWVKCPVEAAKIVTAPNTKLYVGWIVVRATLLSTRIMRCYRCHEAGHTRTTCPSETDRGDLCFRCGQAGHAIKECGNPPHCAVCAANGRKADHIVGSKPCKIPQKTGKGSKKSQPPKAATPSTGNLNHSAQAQDLWSQEVLKRSIDVGVIAEPYRILDRSDWLGDADSTVALVFGPKIVPPPSRSTTRGHGFVVADLRALTVVGVYFSPNRPIAEFEAFLLRLTTFVSGAANPVVVAGDFNAKSTRWGSPATDARGRAMADWLATTGLIVTNRGAASTCVRWQGESIVDLTLVSPSIARRMSGWRVLEEVETLSDHLYIGFDIASTSEAGRRIPSGGGPRWSLRCLDRDLLEEAAIVASMSPLPSDDVEECAEWLNEAARNICDASMPRAGPVVPRRQTYWWRPELKQLRLECVAARRRFLRYRRRRNRVEAEEEAIHEGYRSARHALREAIKVAKKEAWEEFLNTLEQDPWGKPYKWVRQKLRPAAPPLTQHMQPDLRRSVLSALFPSRAEWSPPSMRPPSAESDDEEEDVPPVTPEELASAVHRMSLKNRAPGLDGVPGRVWVLAIKHLEAQVLEVFTKCLVQGRVPRRWKSGKLVLLRKDGRPEDQPSAYRPIVLIDEICKTLERVIVGRLNRHLEGAGPNLSDAQFGFRSRRSTIDAVARVRQISEEEISRGGVVLVVSLDISNAFNTLPWETIKEGLRYHRVPRYLRRTIGNYLSERSVQYPTEEDWEELEIDCGVPQGSSLGPGLWDIGYDSVLRGANLPGVELVAYADDTAVVCRAKSHREAKILATAAVAQVVRRIQALGLKVALNKSEALLFHGPRNAPPPGLEVIVSGTRIQVGSTMTYLGLVLDSRWSFREHFRRLSEKVKRSAGALASLLPNLGGPSLVCRRLYMGVVRSMTMYGAPIWAESLLPENRLALGRLQRVMATRAVRGYRTISRDAACLLAGSVPWDLDALTLADVYWRGAEVRAGGSNPLPDAVRRWRDRAKDVTIELWEERLLEPQVSVALVLAMRPVLREWLTRKHGALSFRLTQVLTGHGCFGRYLCEIANREESTRCHHCDCERDTAEHTVSACPAWTGQRAALTAAIGFDLSLPALVRAMVGSEPGWTAVQDFCEEVIAAKEEAERVRELEALDPRRRRRPRRRQVISNDHLPP